GCCACTTGGTAAGGGGTTTGAGCTTGACGGCAGAAATACAGTCGTTGGGCGCAACCGGGAGATAGTCTCCGCCAAAATGCACGACTTCTGCCCCCGGAAAAGTCCAAACCGAGCTAAAGGGTTTAAGCGCGGGGTCAGCCTGCGAGACCGAGAGGCCGGCACCCTACTGGGAGTGCTGCCTGGCCCCGAGAGCTCCACCTCTGCTTCCCCGGGGCGAGGTTGCCGCGAAGTCGCGATCTCTTCCTGATGCCAGAGTGGGAGAAGCCGGGTGCCCTCAACAAACATGGCGGCCGCGTTAGCGTCATTCTCGCTCGGGAGGCCACGCTCCCGCCTGGGACTCGCGGACTCGGCGTCACCCCGCGCGGGACCACGTGACTCAGGAGGCTCCCGAGGCGGCGGCGCTCGCGCGGCCTCAGCAGCCGCAGCTGCTAGGAGTGGGGTGGGGTCTGCCGGGCGAGCATTCCCGGCGGGTCCCGGCCTCGCGCGCGCACGTGTCTGCCTACTCGCGCACGCGGTCCTGGCGCAGCCGGTGAGGAGccggggaggtggagggagggagcgggGCGCCACTTGCCCGGCCGGGAGGGGTTGGCCGGCCGGCGAGGCCGGGAGGGGCGGACTCCGGGCCGCCGCGCGCCCCCATCCTGCCCTCCACGCCCAGCGCTGGCTTCGGGGGCTGCTTGAGCCCGAGTCAGCGTGGCCCGGCTGAGCTGTGCGGGCGGACCCGGTACGGCTGCAGGGCCCGATGCCCGCCCGGAAGGCCCCGCCGACCTCCGTGTCGCCGCGGGCTGCACTCTCGGGGTCTAGTTTATCTTCGGGCTTTTCTTTCCTGGGAGCCGGAACCCAGTTGGTGGGTCCCTTCCGTCTTTTAAAATGTACTGGGTTGACGTCAGATGCAAGAACGAGGCAGTCGTGATTCCGTGGCGGGTGTACCGTGTGCCCGTGGGATAGCACGAGGCAGTCGGGTAGAGGGGACCCACTCGCGAGGGAGGGAAAGGCCAGAAGGGCTTAGAGTGGTCATTTtgggagacatttttggtttggACCATTTGCTAACCAGCTAGTCTGtgtggatatttttaatttaatcacgCTCTCTTCACTTTCCGAgccttttataaaaattgttctCCAAGCAAACAGTAAAgctgctgatcagggagctccTTATGTAGCAGCTTGCCGAACTCCTGCATTTTACCCTGACCCGGGACATGCTGAACGTGGCCTTCAGACTGAAGAAATAAAGGTCTAAAAAAGCGTGTCAGAATCCAACATACCAAAAGAAGAGTTTGGAAATATAGGTATCCTTTCCTTAGTTGTCACAGGAGGAAGTCACTCCAAAATCAGCCATGCAGAAGAAGATTCAGCCTCCATAAGCTTTGTTGCTAGATTGAAGTTGTATAATCCTCAGTGAAGAATTGATTGCCATTATTTCTTAGGACTGTTTCGATttgccttgtttcttttctttccataggAAAGGAATAATGCTGTCAGCATGTCTGCACACTCCATGCTCTGTGAACGAATCGCCATCGCCAAGGAACTGATCAAGAGAGCAGAATCACTGTCTAGATCAAGAAAAGGTGGCATAGAAGGTGGCGCAAAGCTGTGCAGCAAATTGAAGGCAGAGTTAAAATTCTTACAGAAAGTAGAAGCCGGGAAAGTAGCGATTAAGGAGTCCCATCTGCAGAGCACTAACCTAACACACCTAAGAGCCATCGTGGAATCAGCAGAAAACTTGGAAGAAGTTGTTAGTGTTCTTCATGTCTTTGGTTACACAGATACCATGGGAGAAAAGCAGACCCTAGTGGTGGATGTGGTTGCCAATGGTGGTCATACGTGGGTGAAAGCCATTGGCCGAAAGGCTGAAGCTCTTCATAACATCTGGCTGGGTAGGGGCCAGTATGGTGACAAAAGTATCATTGAGCAGGCTGAAGACTTCCTCCAGGCCAGTCACCAGCAGCCAGTGCAGTACAGCAACCCTCACATCATCTTTGCATTTTACAACAGTGTCTCCAGCCCCATGGCAGAGAAGCTCAAAGAAATGGGCATTTCTGTGAGAGGAGACATAGTAGCCGTTAACTCTCTGTTAGATCACCCAGAAGAGCTCCAGCCCAGTGAGAGTGAGTCAGATGATGAGGGCCCTGAATTTTTGCAGGTGACCCAAGTGGACCGAGAAAATATTCTAGCAAGTGTTGCCTTTCCAACAGAAATTAAGGTCGATGTGTGCAAAAGAGTGAATCTGGACATTACGACTTTAATTACATACGTATCTGCCCTCAGCTATGGAGGCTGCCACTTTGTCTTCAAAGAGAAAGTGCTTACGGAACaagcagagcaagagaggaaggagcaggtttTGCCACAGCTGGAGGCGTTTATGAAGGACAAGGAGTTGTTTGCCTGTCATTCTGCTGTCAAAGACTTTCAGTCTATTCTAGATACCTTAGGAGgacctggggagagagagagggccacTATGCTGATTAAGCAAATTAATGTGGTACCTGACCAGCCTTCTGAGCGTGCCTTGAGACTAGTGGCCAGTTCAAAAATCAATAGCCGCTCGCTAACAATTTTTGGGACAGGAGACACTCTAAAAGCCATCACGATGACTGCCAATAGTGGTTTTGTCAGAGCTGCCAACAACCAGGGTGTTAAATTTAGTGTGTTTATCCATCAGCCTAGAGCACTTACTGAGAGCAAAGAGGCTCTCGCCACCCCTTTACCAAAAGACCACACAACCGCAATGAACACTGATGAtaccctttaaatattttcatggaaataaGTTATTGATACCAAAGGCTGGGTCTTCCCATCttaaatgggaaggaagaaaaggtctatagtaaaaataatacttaGCACTCTTAACCTGTAGAGTTGATTGTGTGTGTCATCTATAAAATACATAACCCAAAGTAGAAAAAGTACAAGAGACAAACAATTTACCAAACTGCCTACGTTTTAGCAACCAAGAAAATACATCTATATAAAGCTTTTAGCTGTGTGACAGTACTTTTATTTGATCGAGTAGGGCAACATCCCCCTAGTGGCAATTGGCATTTCATGGGATGTGGCTACCCTGCGTCTCGCATAAAATACCtggagaaaactgaagcttgTTTTTTGTTATGTTGGTTCATCATTCATGTGGGTTGAGGCTGGGAAGtttataattagtttttgattaTGAAGTTATGGccattatgaatgaaaagaaacttcTTGACTGCGCATGTCAGGCATACTCTGGTGCGTGCATTTACAAAGAGTACAttaatacagaagaaaataaagtgaatacTGGGCATGTGAAACCCATGAACCGATGTATACACCTTTGTGAAAAGAAAGGTAAGTCCCACTACTGTATACCTGGGACATTTCATGCAAAATACTAATTTGAGGAAATTGTAGAAGAATTAccaaaacattttagaagaatccaaattttcttttaagtaccAAGACTTCCCATATTGCAAGTATTTGACTTATAAAtactgcttttcctctctcttttgcaAGTGGCAAGTGACAGCTGCATTACTTCACTCTTGTGAAATGGTGGTAGGCGATCCCATGCCTGTTGCATGACACaagttgtaattaaaaataaatttttacgtCCACATGGCCCTAGGTGCTTTATTTGCAACAAAGCAAAGCAGCTTAGCAAAGGAGATACGTAttgactgtattttaaaaattgggacaTTAAGTCTTAGAGCTTAAGTATTAAGGCAAGCTAAGTGTGGGAGCCTGTATTAGAACACATTGCCACAGCCTGACCTCATTCTTTTGTGCCATCTTCGCTGTTTTGTGAGATGCGAACTCAGTTTCCAGGCCCAGTGTTCGttgttgggggcgggggttgaATTTGTTTATAGGATGTCCATGAACACTGCAGAGAAATGCGAAAGTAAACTTGGGAATGTTTCTCTTGGGAGCGATTCCATTACTATCCCGGAACACATTTCCTAGGGGAAAAGTTTGTGATTGGGATTCTGATTTAGAATAGAGAGGTGGATTTAACTTGCATTGCAACTGAAATTGTATAGTGTTAAAAATTGGGGTTAGGCCTTTTTGAGTACCTATTAAGGTACTAAGGTGCTTGGTactgagcatttaaaaattttgtctaaaaaaaaaaaaaatgaggaattggTTTTTGCTACAAGGAATTCTTAGTCTGAAATGGAGTTGAGTAACTGAAGtgtagttacttttttttttttttttttttttttgtgtcctacaaatttttttttttattttttatttccagcataacagtattcattatttttgcatcacaccccgtgctccatgcaatccgtgccctctataatacccaccacctggtaccccaacctcccaccccccgtcccttcaaaaccctcagattgtttttcagagtccatagtctctcatggttcacctccccttccaatttcccccaactcccttctccactctaagtccccatgtcctccatgctatttgttatgctccaccaataagtgaaaccatatgataattgactctctctgcttgacttatttcactcagcataatctcttccagtcccgtccatgttgctacaaaagttgggtattcatcctttctgatggaggcataatactctatccccaggggtacaggtctgtgaatcaccaggtttacacacttcacagcactcaccaaagcacataccctccccaatgtccataatcccacccccttctcccaaaccccctccccccagcaaccctcagtttgttttgtgagattaaaagtcacttatgg
This genomic stretch from Mustela erminea isolate mMusErm1 chromosome 11, mMusErm1.Pri, whole genome shotgun sequence harbors:
- the C11H7orf25 gene encoding UPF0415 protein C7orf25 homolog isoform X1; this translates as MAAALASFSLGRPRSRLGLADSASPRAGPRDSGGSRGGGARAASAAAAARSGVGSAGRAFPAGPGLARARVCLLAHAVLAQPERNNAVSMSAHSMLCERIAIAKELIKRAESLSRSRKGGIEGGAKLCSKLKAELKFLQKVEAGKVAIKESHLQSTNLTHLRAIVESAENLEEVVSVLHVFGYTDTMGEKQTLVVDVVANGGHTWVKAIGRKAEALHNIWLGRGQYGDKSIIEQAEDFLQASHQQPVQYSNPHIIFAFYNSVSSPMAEKLKEMGISVRGDIVAVNSLLDHPEELQPSESESDDEGPEFLQVTQVDRENILASVAFPTEIKVDVCKRVNLDITTLITYVSALSYGGCHFVFKEKVLTEQAEQERKEQVLPQLEAFMKDKELFACHSAVKDFQSILDTLGGPGERERATMLIKQINVVPDQPSERALRLVASSKINSRSLTIFGTGDTLKAITMTANSGFVRAANNQGVKFSVFIHQPRALTESKEALATPLPKDHTTAMNTDDTL
- the C11H7orf25 gene encoding UPF0415 protein C7orf25 homolog isoform X2; amino-acid sequence: MSAHSMLCERIAIAKELIKRAESLSRSRKGGIEGGAKLCSKLKAELKFLQKVEAGKVAIKESHLQSTNLTHLRAIVESAENLEEVVSVLHVFGYTDTMGEKQTLVVDVVANGGHTWVKAIGRKAEALHNIWLGRGQYGDKSIIEQAEDFLQASHQQPVQYSNPHIIFAFYNSVSSPMAEKLKEMGISVRGDIVAVNSLLDHPEELQPSESESDDEGPEFLQVTQVDRENILASVAFPTEIKVDVCKRVNLDITTLITYVSALSYGGCHFVFKEKVLTEQAEQERKEQVLPQLEAFMKDKELFACHSAVKDFQSILDTLGGPGERERATMLIKQINVVPDQPSERALRLVASSKINSRSLTIFGTGDTLKAITMTANSGFVRAANNQGVKFSVFIHQPRALTESKEALATPLPKDHTTAMNTDDTL